The Peptostreptococcaceae bacterium genome contains a region encoding:
- the nuoF gene encoding NADH-quinone oxidoreductase subunit NuoF, whose protein sequence is MELYRSHVLICGGTGCTSSGSDKIEARFHEEIKKNGLEKEVKVIRTGCFGLCEVGPVVVVYPEGSFYAHVKEEDAKTITEEHLLKGRIVKDLLYYESIEEDSDQVKSINEVEFYKKQVRRVLRNCGVIDPENIEEYIAMDGYAALGKVLTEMEPADVINIMKQSGLRGRGGGGFPTGVKWSFAAGAKGDQKYMICNADEGDPGAFMDRSVLEGDPHAIIEAMAIAGYAIGSSQGYVYIRAEYPIAVHRLEIAIGQAKENGLLGKDIFGTGFDFDLEIRLGAGAFVCGEETALLQSIEGFRGMPRPKPPFPANKGLWQKPTIINNVETLANIPQIILNGAEWFASIGTEKSKGTKVFALGGKINNTGLIEIPMGTTLREVIYDIGGGIPNGKKFKAVQTGGPSGGCITYEHLDQPLDYDNLIALGSMMGSGGMIVLDEDNCMVDIARFFLDFTVDESCGKCTPCREGTKRMLEMLVKITSGQGEEGDIEKLEKLAYTIKDSALCGLGQTAPNPVISTIRYFRDEYEAHIRDKKCPAGVCKNLLTYYITDACIGCTKCARNCPVNCISGEVKKLHVIDSDNCIKCGACMEACPVDAIIKR, encoded by the coding sequence GGGCCCGGTAGTTGTTGTTTATCCGGAAGGCTCTTTTTACGCACATGTAAAAGAGGAAGACGCAAAAACAATAACTGAGGAACACTTGCTTAAGGGTAGAATAGTAAAGGACCTCTTGTACTACGAATCCATCGAGGAAGATTCTGATCAAGTGAAATCCATTAATGAAGTTGAGTTTTATAAAAAGCAAGTGCGTAGAGTTCTTAGAAACTGTGGGGTAATTGATCCCGAAAACATCGAAGAATATATCGCTATGGATGGATATGCGGCTCTCGGAAAAGTATTGACTGAGATGGAGCCGGCGGATGTTATAAACATCATGAAGCAGTCTGGCCTTAGAGGCCGTGGTGGCGGTGGATTTCCCACAGGAGTAAAGTGGAGCTTCGCAGCAGGCGCTAAAGGCGACCAAAAGTACATGATATGCAACGCCGACGAGGGAGACCCGGGAGCGTTTATGGACAGGAGTGTACTTGAGGGTGATCCACATGCAATAATCGAAGCAATGGCTATTGCAGGATACGCAATAGGATCTTCCCAAGGATATGTATATATAAGAGCTGAATACCCTATAGCTGTTCATCGTCTTGAAATAGCTATAGGTCAAGCAAAAGAGAATGGACTACTCGGAAAAGACATATTCGGAACAGGATTCGATTTCGACTTGGAAATCCGTCTTGGAGCCGGAGCATTCGTATGCGGTGAAGAAACGGCATTGCTGCAATCAATCGAAGGTTTTAGGGGAATGCCAAGACCTAAGCCACCCTTCCCGGCAAACAAAGGTTTGTGGCAGAAACCGACAATAATCAACAATGTTGAGACATTGGCAAACATACCGCAAATCATTCTTAATGGAGCGGAGTGGTTTGCATCCATAGGAACAGAAAAATCCAAAGGAACCAAGGTGTTCGCATTGGGTGGAAAAATAAATAACACAGGATTAATTGAGATTCCTATGGGAACAACTCTTAGAGAAGTTATTTATGACATTGGCGGAGGAATTCCCAATGGCAAGAAGTTCAAGGCTGTACAAACAGGCGGACCTTCCGGCGGTTGCATAACCTATGAACATCTAGACCAGCCGCTTGACTACGATAATTTGATTGCCCTTGGTTCAATGATGGGTTCAGGTGGAATGATTGTTTTGGATGAAGATAACTGCATGGTTGACATAGCAAGATTCTTCCTTGATTTTACAGTTGACGAGTCCTGCGGAAAATGTACTCCTTGCCGTGAAGGAACGAAGAGAATGCTTGAAATGCTTGTAAAAATCACGAGCGGCCAAGGTGAAGAAGGCGATATCGAGAAACTTGAAAAACTTGCATACACCATCAAGGATTCAGCTCTTTGTGGTTTAGGACAAACAGCTCCGAACCCTGTAATATCAACTATAAGATACTTCAGGGATGAGTATGAAGCTCATATCAGAGATAAGAAGTGCCCGGCAGGAGTCTGCAAGAATCTGTTGACTTACTATATAACGGATGCTTGCATAGGCTGTACGAAGTGTGCTAGAAACTGCCCGGTAAACTGCATAAGCGGAGAAGTCAAAAAGCTTCATGTTATAGATTCCGACAATTGTATTAAGTGCGGAGCATGTATGGAAGCTTGTCCTGTAGATGCAATTATAAAGAGATAA